CAACATTTGGTTAAAATCGCAATCATATAGACTTCCATCCCAACCGACACTTAACGTATTACGGCACATAACGCCTGTTGCGGCCACAGGATTGAAAGCAGTTACCAGTTTTTCCAAGTACGCGTCTATATTTCCGTTTTCGAGTAAGGACTCCAAGAAACGGCTGATAGGCATATTAGTAATAGCAAATAAGGAATTGAATTGAACATCATAGGCCTGTTTTAATTCCTTTTTGAAATCGTTTTCCAAAGTGGATTGCCCTCCTGCAAGAAATGCTCCTACAGGATTATAAACCAAATTTAATACAAGTCCCGAATCAGGAATGCCGTATCCGAGAGAATTCAATTTTTTTAATGCTTCAATGGAGCGATCGAATACTCCTTCTCCTCTTTGAGCGTCCGTTCTTCTTTTTTGGAAAAAAGGAAGGCTAGAAACCACTTCTACCTTGTGTTCTGCGAAAAATTCAGGAAGGTCCCGATACTTTTCTCCTGCAAGAAGAATGGTAAGATTGCAGCGGATCATGATCTTCTTCCTTAATTTGGAAGCTTCTTCTACAAGCCATCTGAAATTAGGGTTCATCTCAGGTGCGCCTCCAGTGATATCCAATGTAGTCACGCCTGGGGTAGCTAAG
The Leptospira johnsonii genome window above contains:
- the arsS gene encoding arsenosugar biosynthesis radical SAM (seleno)protein ArsS (Some members of this family are selenoproteins.); its protein translation is MKSLLARGSELASSKEQLKILTEVSEKLALPSFSDKLKEAGLYPLRPTGVDILQLNVGKLCNQTCKHCHVDAGPDRRETMSKETMQECLVALATPGVTTLDITGGAPEMNPNFRWLVEEASKLRKKIMIRCNLTILLAGEKYRDLPEFFAEHKVEVVSSLPFFQKRRTDAQRGEGVFDRSIEALKKLNSLGYGIPDSGLVLNLVYNPVGAFLAGGQSTLENDFKKELKQAYDVQFNSLFAITNMPISRFLESLLENGNIDAYLEKLVTAFNPVAATGVMCRNTLSVGWDGSLYDCDFNQMLDMKLEGKVSKISEFNKSILDSREILLHQHCYGCTAGAGSSCAGSIT